Proteins from one Natrinema versiforme genomic window:
- a CDS encoding DUF6282 family protein, protein MTSSDLESIDHLVEGAVDTHMHTAPGAFPRHDTDFSAARKAQQHGMRAIVTKNHHFETASRAQNVRDELGFDLLGGITLNEWVGGLNPYAVDGVANFDADIIWMPTITAANHLENAAVQMFEAEEEEKAGITVLDDGELTDTTLNVLDRIAEQGFVIGLSHLSPEESIALVDEATDRGVDEFLVQHPHANFLDYSLDQMRMITDLGATLEFHYICTSEMMGNAATVDDYVTAVDAVGPENAVMATDGGATANPPAMEQFKRFIRAMLRAGVSESEIETMIKENPKRIFDLD, encoded by the coding sequence ATGACGTCGAGTGACCTCGAGTCCATCGACCACCTTGTAGAGGGTGCAGTTGACACACATATGCACACCGCGCCGGGAGCATTCCCCCGGCATGATACCGATTTCTCGGCCGCCCGGAAGGCCCAACAGCACGGGATGCGTGCCATCGTCACGAAGAACCACCACTTTGAGACCGCCTCTCGAGCACAGAACGTTCGGGACGAGCTCGGGTTCGATTTATTGGGCGGGATCACGCTCAACGAGTGGGTCGGTGGATTGAACCCATACGCCGTCGATGGCGTTGCGAACTTCGATGCCGACATCATCTGGATGCCAACGATCACCGCTGCGAACCACTTGGAAAACGCCGCAGTTCAGATGTTCGAGGCTGAAGAGGAAGAAAAAGCCGGGATCACAGTCCTCGACGACGGTGAGTTAACAGACACGACCCTCAACGTTCTCGATCGGATCGCCGAACAGGGGTTCGTCATCGGCCTCTCCCATCTCAGTCCCGAGGAATCGATCGCACTCGTCGACGAAGCGACCGATCGCGGCGTCGACGAGTTCCTAGTGCAGCATCCCCACGCGAACTTCTTGGACTACAGTCTCGATCAGATGCGAATGATAACCGATCTCGGAGCGACATTGGAGTTCCACTACATTTGCACCAGCGAGATGATGGGGAACGCCGCGACGGTAGACGATTATGTCACCGCGGTCGACGCCGTTGGGCCGGAGAACGCCGTAATGGCAACTGACGGCGGCGCAACGGCGAACCCGCCAGCAATGGAGCAGTTCAAACGGTTCATCCGAGCGATGTTGAGAGCAGGGGTTTCCGAATCGGAGATTGAGACGATGATCAAGGAGAACCCGAAACGTATCTTCGACTTGGACTGA
- a CDS encoding PaaI family thioesterase → MSEKVDQEMEDYFETMPFLELIGIEEAIVENGTAEFRVPYDESITNHTVVHGGVMATLVDAAVAGAIHSDAEATLEEMEPLTIDMDVNYHAPVTDGELVARANLIQRGGTIAVGEAEVFNDDDLVVSGKATYFQKWE, encoded by the coding sequence ATGTCCGAGAAAGTGGACCAAGAGATGGAGGACTACTTCGAAACAATGCCGTTTCTCGAACTGATCGGCATCGAGGAAGCCATCGTTGAGAACGGTACCGCTGAATTCCGTGTCCCCTACGACGAGAGTATCACGAATCACACCGTCGTTCACGGCGGTGTGATGGCGACGCTGGTCGACGCTGCTGTCGCCGGTGCTATCCATAGCGACGCTGAGGCGACCCTCGAAGAGATGGAACCACTCACTATCGATATGGACGTCAATTATCATGCGCCAGTTACGGACGGTGAGCTTGTCGCACGCGCCAACCTGATCCAGCGCGGCGGTACCATCGCTGTCGGCGAAGCCGAGGTATTCAATGACGACGATCTCGTCGTCTCGGGGAAGGCAACATACTTCCAGAAGTGGGAGTAG
- a CDS encoding xanthine dehydrogenase family protein subunit M: MYPSKFEHVPVQSIDDAITALKEYDDAELIAGGQSLVPLQKTRFASPDHLIDIGNIDELQYVEAEDDAVRVGALATHTEIQQAPPIRDHVHLFSECISQIADWPVRNQGTFGGTIAEADPSGDYLPVMQVLNPDIELAGPEGERMVPFDEFYIGMFTVDMAETELVIGARIPKIETAVPDAAAVGSTYKKHAERSGDYALVGIAAIVAIDADGMVADAKLSVGAVGPLTRATEAEAAVEGTELDENALNEAAAAVREAVLPDEEGPEGEYKEAMAGEFAERALQTAYERATENL, from the coding sequence ATGTATCCAAGCAAGTTCGAACACGTACCTGTTCAGAGTATCGACGACGCTATCACAGCGCTCAAGGAGTACGACGACGCGGAACTGATCGCTGGGGGACAGAGCCTTGTTCCCCTCCAAAAGACCCGGTTTGCATCTCCGGACCACCTGATCGACATCGGGAATATCGACGAACTTCAGTACGTCGAAGCGGAGGACGACGCAGTTCGTGTTGGAGCACTGGCAACGCACACGGAGATCCAGCAGGCACCGCCGATCAGGGACCACGTGCACTTGTTCAGCGAGTGCATCAGCCAGATTGCCGACTGGCCAGTCCGTAATCAGGGAACGTTCGGCGGAACGATAGCCGAAGCAGACCCCTCCGGGGATTATTTGCCAGTTATGCAGGTTCTCAACCCTGACATCGAGCTCGCTGGTCCAGAGGGGGAACGTATGGTCCCCTTCGACGAGTTTTATATCGGAATGTTCACCGTCGACATGGCTGAGACAGAACTCGTGATCGGTGCACGGATCCCAAAGATCGAAACCGCCGTACCTGATGCTGCTGCAGTCGGAAGCACCTACAAAAAGCACGCAGAACGGTCCGGGGACTACGCACTCGTTGGTATCGCCGCGATTGTCGCCATTGACGCCGACGGGATGGTGGCCGACGCGAAACTCAGCGTCGGAGCGGTCGGCCCGCTGACCCGGGCAACGGAGGCGGAAGCGGCCGTCGAAGGGACCGAACTTGACGAGAACGCGCTCAACGAGGCCGCGGCTGCCGTCCGCGAGGCAGTCCTCCCCGATGAGGAGGGGCCAGAGGGAGAGTACAAGGAAGCTATGGCCGGAGAGTTCGCCGAACGAGCGCTTCAGACAGCCTACGAACGCGCAACAGAGAACCTATGA
- a CDS encoding benzoate/H(+) symporter BenE family transporter: MSRRSLADTIESGPGFRESIADFGKYLDLSKAGAGLTAAIFGCTGPALIILNAANEGGLSNSQAVSWLFSIYVLGGLMTLGMALYYKQPIMGAYTIPGAVMVGVVLADFNLAEAAGAYFVSGVLVFLIGISGSFRKVVEFLPQPIIMGMIAGVLIEFTIGIITAVSEAPIVAGAGLLGFLLFYRFVPQIPGIVGAIGLGAGAAVWEGATALSQVSISMAQPVLVTPVITFDSIITIAIPLTVMVIGAENMQAIGVLQAEDYDPPINSMLIFSGLGGIVASLMGGHNANIAGPMTAITSSDEAGDQKDGRYVASVIGGILFSGFGFIAAAATSIVNAIPGTLISLLAGVAMIGVLISAFEESWATSEKYRYGTFFALIIGMSGISLLEIGAPFWSLIGGVGVSLILEPDDWEFLFGTDSEPADPSPTIDD; the protein is encoded by the coding sequence ATGTCGAGACGATCGTTAGCAGACACCATAGAAAGTGGTCCAGGATTCCGAGAGAGCATCGCTGACTTCGGAAAATATCTCGACTTGAGCAAGGCTGGAGCGGGATTAACCGCGGCAATCTTCGGTTGCACCGGTCCAGCGCTAATCATTCTCAACGCTGCAAACGAGGGCGGGCTGTCGAATTCCCAGGCCGTATCGTGGCTCTTCAGCATTTATGTCTTGGGTGGGTTAATGACGCTCGGAATGGCGCTATACTACAAACAGCCGATCATGGGAGCATATACCATTCCCGGCGCGGTGATGGTCGGTGTCGTACTGGCCGATTTCAATCTCGCGGAGGCAGCCGGTGCCTATTTCGTATCCGGGGTACTCGTATTCTTGATCGGGATATCGGGATCGTTCCGAAAAGTCGTCGAGTTCCTTCCCCAACCGATCATCATGGGGATGATCGCTGGTGTCCTCATCGAGTTCACCATCGGCATTATAACCGCCGTCTCGGAGGCACCGATCGTTGCGGGAGCCGGCTTACTTGGATTTTTGCTGTTTTATCGATTCGTTCCACAGATTCCGGGTATCGTCGGCGCAATCGGACTCGGTGCTGGTGCCGCCGTCTGGGAGGGTGCGACTGCGCTCTCACAGGTGTCCATATCCATGGCCCAGCCGGTACTCGTCACGCCCGTCATCACTTTCGATTCAATCATCACTATCGCGATTCCGCTGACGGTGATGGTCATCGGGGCCGAGAACATGCAGGCAATCGGCGTTCTCCAAGCTGAAGATTACGATCCACCGATCAACTCGATGCTGATATTTAGCGGTCTCGGTGGGATAGTCGCGAGTCTTATGGGCGGACACAACGCGAACATCGCGGGACCGATGACCGCGATCACAAGCAGCGACGAGGCAGGCGACCAGAAGGATGGGCGATACGTCGCGTCGGTCATCGGCGGCATCCTCTTCAGCGGCTTCGGCTTCATCGCTGCAGCGGCGACCTCAATTGTCAACGCAATCCCGGGGACATTGATTTCGCTGCTCGCGGGTGTCGCGATGATTGGTGTCCTCATAAGCGCTTTCGAGGAGTCCTGGGCGACATCAGAGAAGTATCGGTACGGGACATTCTTCGCGCTCATTATTGGGATGTCGGGAATCTCACTGCTGGAGATCGGCGCACCATTCTGGTCGCTCATCGGCGGCGTCGGTGTTTCGCTCATCCTTGAGCCGGACGACTGGGAATTCCTCTTTGGTACCGATTCCGAACCAGCTGATCCGAGTCCGACAATCGACGACTGA
- a CDS encoding class I adenylate-forming enzyme family protein encodes MGLVLNRAVDRTPDTVGIVDPIADVQYTYQTLYDRSIAVAAVLKSRGIGEGDRVATAMRNRVELVTLYCATQLLGAVFVPYNFRVSAEELTHLVENSTPDILFFSSEVADAVADGEWNTNPSLVSIDADSESSERYEAFLEASGPDSFEPTFVDPDKTSVILHTGGTSGKPKGVPRTHRNTYAAATAHALQNSWSQGESTLGLMSLSHTMGIHALASILVLGGKWVAQREFSATDTVDLIESEEITSLYLVPTVYHDLLRSDAANQADLSSVQHVAYAGSNMNPSIVREIESQFNPQTFVNHYGSTEVYTHAVCSWVSEKPNCVGRAGINTAVRVVEPSDFGQLDPNDTVDRNDLGEIIVDTSSPEAFDGYLSETTDDRSLTDGWFFTGDLGYRDEDGDLYFVGRVDDMIISGGENIYPVEVESVLERHDLVTEAAVVGRPSERWNQTVAAFVTLAADPSGTDFETAATTLDDHCRESEELADFKRPRRYCFIDEFTKSNVGKILRKELQKRDLNIDVHGEIDV; translated from the coding sequence ATGGGACTGGTTCTCAATCGGGCGGTGGATCGGACGCCGGATACCGTCGGGATCGTCGATCCGATCGCTGACGTTCAGTACACGTATCAAACGCTATACGACCGGAGCATTGCGGTCGCAGCGGTTCTCAAATCCCGCGGAATCGGCGAAGGAGACCGCGTTGCCACGGCCATGCGGAACCGAGTCGAGTTAGTAACACTGTACTGTGCGACGCAGTTGCTCGGTGCCGTTTTTGTTCCGTACAACTTCCGGGTTTCGGCGGAAGAGTTGACACACCTCGTCGAGAATTCGACGCCCGACATTCTCTTTTTCTCGAGCGAAGTGGCCGACGCTGTCGCCGACGGTGAATGGAACACTAATCCGTCGCTTGTGTCGATCGATGCTGATTCAGAAAGTTCGGAGCGGTACGAAGCATTTCTCGAGGCCAGTGGTCCGGACTCATTCGAGCCGACGTTTGTCGACCCCGACAAGACGAGCGTCATCCTCCATACTGGCGGGACGAGCGGCAAACCAAAGGGAGTTCCGCGAACTCACCGAAACACGTATGCAGCGGCCACAGCCCACGCGCTCCAGAACTCGTGGTCGCAGGGCGAGTCGACGCTCGGGCTTATGTCACTGTCGCATACTATGGGCATTCACGCGCTCGCGTCGATCCTTGTTCTGGGCGGAAAGTGGGTTGCCCAGCGGGAGTTCTCGGCCACCGACACGGTCGATCTCATTGAGTCGGAGGAAATTACGAGCCTCTATCTCGTCCCGACGGTATACCACGACCTCCTGCGTTCGGATGCCGCTAACCAGGCCGATCTCTCGTCCGTTCAGCACGTCGCCTATGCTGGGTCGAACATGAATCCGTCCATCGTTCGCGAGATTGAATCACAGTTCAACCCCCAGACGTTCGTTAATCACTACGGCAGCACCGAAGTGTACACACACGCAGTCTGCAGTTGGGTCAGTGAAAAACCCAACTGCGTCGGCCGTGCCGGAATCAACACTGCCGTGCGCGTCGTTGAACCAAGCGACTTTGGCCAACTGGATCCGAATGATACCGTCGATCGGAACGATCTGGGAGAAATAATCGTCGACACGTCGTCGCCCGAGGCATTCGATGGGTATCTTTCCGAGACGACCGACGATCGGTCACTAACCGATGGCTGGTTTTTCACGGGCGATCTCGGCTATCGGGACGAAGACGGCGACCTCTACTTCGTTGGACGCGTCGACGACATGATTATCAGCGGTGGTGAGAACATCTATCCCGTTGAGGTCGAGTCAGTCCTCGAGCGACATGACCTTGTCACCGAAGCGGCGGTCGTAGGGAGACCGAGTGAGCGATGGAACCAGACTGTCGCTGCGTTCGTGACGCTAGCGGCGGATCCGTCTGGCACCGACTTCGAAACCGCTGCAACCACTCTCGACGACCACTGTCGCGAGAGCGAGGAGCTGGCGGACTTCAAGCGGCCACGACGATACTGCTTCATCGACGAATTTACAAAGAGCAACGTCGGAAAGATATTACGGAAGGAGTTACAGAAGCGAGATCTAAACATCGATGTACACGGCGAAATCGACGTGTAG